One window of the Triticum dicoccoides isolate Atlit2015 ecotype Zavitan chromosome 3B, WEW_v2.0, whole genome shotgun sequence genome contains the following:
- the LOC119277077 gene encoding RHOMBOID-like protein 12, mitochondrial — protein MAMRRRLPQFQALLAQQALRSAFPKPRPLPSPHSRLLHCPSTPAAASSSPLSHSLWRSPGSAGTLLPVSAAAVAAAARAAARAAAKRWLTARAAGSLELFSLQRRRSSDLLSSSSTFLRRVPWGRWLPSADGMVLMLMGANVAVYMLWHMASPDFMKEHFSISLDNLKSGRLHTLLTNAFSHFDSGHLFGNMMSLYFFGSSISSTFGPAFLLKLYIAGALVGSTFFLVDKAFIAPRRQVHAGWDMLRSNALGASAAVNAIVLLHIFLKPKGLIYLYMIIPVPAALVGVAWIGLDLWRVNKGQGQTSGASHLGGTLVAALVWARIRKGWI, from the exons ATGGCGATGCGGAGGAGGCTGCCGCAGTTCCAGGCCCTCCTCGCGCAGCAAGCCCTCCGCAGCGCCTTCCCAAAACCCAGACCCCTACCCAGCCCTCACAGCCGCCTCCTCCACTGCCCCTCCACGCCAGCAGCCGCCTCCAGCTCCCCGCTGTCCCACTCCCTCTGGCGCAGCCCAGGCAGCGCCGGTACGCTCCTGCCGGTCAGCGCGGCGGCCGTTGCGGCGGCCGCCCGGGCCGCCGCCCGGGCCGCCGCCAAGCGGTGGCTGACCGCGCGCGCCGCTGGGTCGCTCGAGCTCTTCTCGCTGCAGCGGAGGAGGTCCTCGGACTTGCTCTCTTCGTCCTCCACATTCCTCCGCCGCGTACCCTG GGGGCGCTGGCTACCATCAGCAGACGGGATGGTGTTGATGCTTATGGGCGCGAATGTGGCCGTCTACATGCTCTGGCACATGGCCAGTCCGGATTTCATGAAGGAACATTTCTCG ATTTCGCTGGACAATCTCAAGAGCGGGCGGTTGCACACATTGCTCACTAATGCCTTCAGCCACTTTGACTCAGGTCACCTCTTCGGCAATATGATGAGTCTCTACTTCTTCGGTTCAAGT ATTTCGAGCACGTTTGGCCCTGCTTTTTTGTTGAAGCTGTACATAGCAGGAGCACTTGTTGGATCCACATTCTTCTTGGTAGATAAGGCTTTTATAGCTCCAAGGAGACAG GTTCATGCAGGATGGGACATGTTAAGAAGTAACGCGCTT GGTGCAAGTGCTGCAGTTAATGCCATTGTGCTTCTTCACATTTTTCTCAAACCAAAGGGACTAATCTACCTTTACATGATCATTCCTGTTCCAGCTGCCTTAGTG GGGGTTGCTTGGATTGGTCTTGATTTGTGGAGGGTGAACAAG GGTCAGGGTCAGACATCAGGTGCTTCTCATTTAGGGGGTACCCTAGTGGCTGCTCTTGTGTGGGCTCGAATTAGGAAGGGCTGGATCTGA